One stretch of Riemerella columbina DNA includes these proteins:
- a CDS encoding OmpA family protein, protein MKLTKIFAIGAMALTMASCVSQKQYDALNLNYKNCLEGAAERQREIQDLKAANAGLSSQNDLLNKQNEALKSSLDACLSNSGKSSANIDKLVGEINASNAYIKQLISTNARNDSLNLALSNKLKRSLDNVADQDVQVKVLKGVVMISLSDKMLYKSGDYNVLPAAQEVLGKVAKVINDYDKYSVLIEGNTDNVPLNSSNLPKDNWDLSALRATAVAKILQTQFGVDPSRITAGGRSEYNPKTTNMSVSGRAENRRTEIIIMPKLDEFMKLMDIAPVKK, encoded by the coding sequence ATGAAATTGACCAAGATTTTCGCCATAGGAGCAATGGCTTTAACGATGGCTTCGTGTGTCAGCCAGAAGCAATATGATGCACTCAACCTTAACTATAAAAACTGTTTAGAGGGTGCTGCAGAACGCCAGCGGGAGATTCAGGATTTGAAAGCCGCCAATGCAGGACTTTCCAGCCAAAATGACCTCCTCAACAAACAAAATGAAGCGCTAAAATCTTCCTTAGATGCGTGCCTTTCTAATAGTGGTAAATCTTCTGCCAATATTGATAAATTGGTGGGCGAGATTAACGCTTCTAATGCTTACATCAAGCAACTGATTTCCACCAATGCCAGAAACGACAGCTTAAACTTGGCACTTTCTAATAAATTAAAACGCTCATTGGATAATGTTGCCGATCAAGATGTACAAGTGAAGGTGCTCAAAGGCGTGGTGATGATTTCTTTGTCTGATAAAATGCTTTATAAATCAGGAGATTACAATGTATTACCAGCTGCCCAAGAGGTGTTAGGAAAAGTAGCCAAAGTCATCAATGATTACGATAAATATTCAGTATTGATAGAAGGAAACACGGATAATGTGCCGCTTAACTCTTCTAACTTGCCGAAGGACAATTGGGATTTATCAGCGCTTAGAGCCACGGCGGTTGCTAAGATTTTACAAACGCAGTTTGGCGTAGATCCATCCAGAATTACCGCAGGTGGGCGCAGCGAGTACAATCCTAAAACCACCAATATGAGCGTGTCTGGGCGTGCTGAAAACCGTAGAACGGAAATCATTATTATGCCGAAATTAGACGAGTTTATGAAGTTGATGGACATCGCTCCAGTTAAAAAATAA
- a CDS encoding O-methyltransferase, protein MSFFEEQCPEMDRYLERHASQEPDILRRLRRETYQKTTQPHMISGYQQGRLLSIISKILMPQSILEIGTFTGYATLCLAEGLAPTGRLVTLDINEDLAYLPQKYFNESPYQHQIEFRLENAMDYLSKTETVYDLVFIDADKENYTNYYTLVKPLLHSGGVLMFDNVLWYGKVLEEQPKQKSTQNIKKLNEMLAQDRDFENLILPLRDGLNLARKK, encoded by the coding sequence ATGAGTTTTTTTGAAGAGCAATGTCCCGAAATGGATAGATATTTAGAGCGCCACGCCTCCCAAGAACCCGATATTCTAAGGCGATTAAGGCGAGAGACTTACCAAAAAACCACGCAACCCCATATGATTTCGGGCTATCAGCAAGGGCGGTTGCTCAGCATCATTTCAAAAATTTTAATGCCGCAGTCTATTTTAGAAATAGGAACTTTTACAGGTTACGCTACGCTTTGCTTAGCCGAAGGTTTGGCTCCCACAGGGCGATTGGTTACTTTGGACATCAACGAAGATTTAGCCTATCTGCCTCAAAAATATTTTAACGAAAGCCCTTATCAGCATCAGATAGAGTTCAGGTTAGAAAACGCGATGGACTACCTCTCCAAAACGGAAACGGTTTATGATTTGGTTTTTATAGATGCGGATAAAGAAAACTACACCAATTATTATACTTTGGTAAAGCCGCTATTGCACTCTGGTGGCGTGTTGATGTTTGATAATGTCCTTTGGTATGGCAAGGTTTTAGAAGAGCAACCGAAGCAAAAATCAACGCAAAACATCAAAAAACTCAACGAAATGTTGGCTCAAGATCGTGATTTTGAAAATCTAATCTTACCTTTGCGAGATGGTTTAAATTTAGCCCGAAAAAAATAA
- a CDS encoding C40 family peptidase: MDKVIAQVSVVPVRAEPSDKAEIVTQMLYGESAEIIEMHGNWRKIKMHIDGYEGWVDVKQLRPLSEEAFLQRKTQPLQQPFKVCALENGQQMLLSMGSELQVDDAISVESNNLRSQIATVAEQFLNVPYLWGGRSFFGIDCSGFIQVVYKVHGINLPRDAYQQAEEGRVLDFIEESQAGDLAFFENEEGKITHVGLMLDQQKIIHAHGKVRIDALDSIGIFNQEQNKHTHKLRFIKSIL; encoded by the coding sequence ATGGATAAAGTAATAGCACAAGTTTCGGTGGTGCCTGTGCGTGCCGAGCCTTCTGATAAAGCCGAAATAGTTACCCAAATGCTCTACGGAGAATCGGCGGAAATTATAGAAATGCACGGCAATTGGCGAAAAATTAAAATGCATATAGATGGCTATGAGGGCTGGGTAGATGTGAAACAACTGCGCCCACTTTCGGAAGAGGCTTTTCTGCAGCGGAAAACGCAACCATTGCAGCAGCCATTTAAGGTCTGTGCATTAGAAAACGGACAGCAGATGCTCCTTTCTATGGGCTCAGAGCTGCAGGTAGATGATGCCATTTCTGTGGAGAGCAACAACCTCCGAAGCCAGATAGCCACGGTGGCAGAGCAGTTTCTCAATGTGCCTTATCTGTGGGGGGGGCGTAGTTTTTTTGGAATAGATTGCAGTGGTTTTATCCAAGTGGTTTATAAGGTGCACGGCATCAATCTCCCTCGCGATGCCTATCAGCAAGCGGAAGAAGGTCGGGTTTTGGATTTTATAGAGGAATCGCAGGCGGGAGATTTGGCATTTTTTGAAAATGAAGAAGGTAAAATTACCCATGTGGGATTGATGTTAGACCAGCAAAAAATTATCCATGCCCACGGTAAAGTTAGGATTGATGCGCTGGATTCTATCGGAATTTTCAATCAAGAGCAAAACAAACATACGCATAAACTCAGATTTATCAAATCGATATTATAA
- a CDS encoding DUF1648 domain-containing protein, whose translation MMIILTILDILNIAILTYLVIASIKVYPRLPKKIPTHFGIDLEPDAWGSKAMIFLPPILAVVTYLLNHVLFKDPSSANYIVPITPENEAIQYCLAEMMHRFLLLTLFGLFYVIFKMMSVNHYQKYKK comes from the coding sequence ATGATGATAATATTAACGATTTTAGATATTCTCAATATCGCTATTTTAACCTATTTGGTCATAGCATCTATTAAGGTTTATCCACGGTTACCAAAGAAAATTCCAACTCATTTTGGGATAGACTTGGAGCCTGATGCGTGGGGCTCTAAGGCGATGATTTTCTTACCCCCAATATTGGCAGTGGTGACTTATTTGTTGAATCATGTATTGTTTAAGGATCCAAGTTCCGCCAATTATATCGTGCCGATTACCCCAGAAAATGAAGCGATACAATACTGCCTCGCAGAGATGATGCACCGATTTTTACTGTTGACTCTCTTTGGTTTGTTTTATGTGATTTTCAAAATGATGTCTGTAAATCATTACCAAAAATATAAAAAATGA
- a CDS encoding 3-deoxy-D-manno-octulosonic acid transferase, whose protein sequence is MKFLYSVFVQLLALGFYIGRFFNAKLRQGWVGRQQSLSIVKTAFQPNDRVIWMHAASLGEYEQGLPVLEAMKQRFPNHKILVTFFSPSGYEQMAKKKTIADALCYLPIDQKKKMKTFVEAFHTDIFFTVKYDYWYHLLEILHHKKVKIFVVSALFYPSQVFFKPYGQWMVQALKRYVDWFFHQTEVSKNLAESLGLAQSSVSGDTRFDRVKAIKVQASSVPYITEFKGNLPLVVFGSAWETEESIAQTIAGSTKAKIIIAPHDLSHISSLKKRFPEALLYSEIEQDRDKIKSESVLMIDSIGWLSRLYAYADIAVVGGGFHSAGLHNILEAAVYGVPVLFGNHYQKNPEADALIAAGGGQSFADEQLCAAFILSLLQNPQKMKTMGQNAEVWMRQAPSATQVVMAKVQQWF, encoded by the coding sequence TTGAAGTTTTTGTACTCTGTTTTTGTTCAGTTGCTTGCCTTGGGATTTTATATAGGGCGGTTTTTTAATGCTAAATTACGCCAAGGTTGGGTAGGCAGACAGCAAAGTCTTTCCATTGTGAAAACCGCCTTTCAGCCTAATGACCGTGTGATTTGGATGCACGCCGCCAGCTTAGGCGAGTATGAGCAAGGCTTACCCGTATTAGAGGCGATGAAACAGCGGTTTCCCAACCATAAAATTTTGGTCACTTTTTTCTCGCCATCAGGATATGAACAGATGGCAAAGAAAAAAACGATAGCGGATGCCTTGTGCTATTTGCCAATAGACCAAAAAAAGAAGATGAAAACCTTTGTAGAAGCCTTCCATACCGATATTTTTTTCACGGTAAAGTATGATTATTGGTATCATCTTTTGGAGATTTTACATCATAAAAAAGTCAAAATATTCGTTGTTTCGGCGTTGTTTTATCCTTCGCAGGTGTTTTTTAAGCCTTATGGTCAGTGGATGGTGCAAGCCTTAAAACGCTATGTAGATTGGTTTTTTCATCAAACGGAGGTTTCTAAAAATTTAGCCGAAAGTTTGGGCTTGGCGCAATCTTCGGTGTCAGGAGATACGCGTTTTGATCGGGTGAAAGCCATCAAAGTCCAAGCTTCTTCAGTGCCTTATATTACGGAATTTAAAGGGAATTTGCCATTGGTGGTGTTCGGTAGTGCTTGGGAAACAGAAGAAAGCATCGCCCAAACGATTGCGGGTTCTACAAAAGCGAAAATCATCATAGCGCCACACGACTTGAGCCATATTTCATCGTTGAAAAAGCGATTTCCAGAGGCATTATTGTATTCGGAAATAGAGCAAGATCGTGATAAAATAAAATCAGAATCAGTGTTGATGATAGACAGTATTGGCTGGCTTTCGCGTTTGTATGCCTATGCTGATATTGCGGTGGTGGGCGGTGGTTTCCATTCGGCGGGGTTGCATAATATTTTGGAGGCGGCGGTCTATGGTGTTCCTGTTTTATTTGGGAACCATTATCAAAAAAATCCAGAGGCAGATGCGCTGATTGCGGCAGGCGGCGGACAGTCATTTGCTGATGAACAGCTGTGTGCCGCATTCATTTTATCATTGCTCCAAAATCCCCAGAAAATGAAAACTATGGGACAAAATGCCGAGGTTTGGATGCGCCAAGCTCCAAGTGCCACGCAGGTGGTGATGGCGAAAGTTCAGCAATGGTTTTAG
- the mgtE gene encoding magnesium transporter, with product MNAIPLQDQHPADIAEQLSALDTKSRNLSFLMLSGELKSDVFPYFDAATQQDIVKSLGDEDFAEVLNNLDPDDRTAILESFPDRLIKHSVNLLNDKEKETALNLIGYDKDCIARLMTPQYVQAKADWTVQQVLDYIKIYGKNAETLTYIYVVDHQHKLIDDLKIGQLLMADYSTQLSELMDGVFVSIATTTSIEDSFHIFEKYDRSSLPITTANGTLVGIVTFDDIIDKIQARDTEDIQKFGGVEGLDLSYTQTPWLTLVKKRAGWLIILFLGEMLTASAMGYFDDEIEKAVVLALFVPLIISSGGNSGSQAASLIIRAMALQELKLKDWWYVMRKEIFSGLLLGVILGSIGFLRIVIWQKTGIYDYGVYWVSVAMAVSLSLVFIVLWGTLSGSLIPFLLRKLGLDPATASAPFVATLVDVTGLVIYFSVAAIFLSGKLL from the coding sequence ATGAACGCCATTCCCCTCCAAGACCAACACCCCGCAGACATCGCCGAGCAACTCTCCGCCTTAGATACCAAAAGCCGAAACCTCTCTTTCCTGATGCTCTCTGGCGAGTTAAAATCTGATGTTTTCCCTTATTTTGATGCCGCCACGCAGCAAGACATCGTGAAATCCTTAGGGGATGAAGACTTTGCCGAGGTGCTGAATAACTTAGACCCCGATGATAGAACCGCCATTTTGGAGAGCTTTCCAGACCGCCTAATCAAGCATTCTGTGAACCTCCTCAACGATAAAGAGAAGGAAACCGCCCTCAACCTCATCGGTTATGATAAAGACTGCATCGCTCGGCTGATGACCCCGCAATATGTGCAAGCCAAAGCCGACTGGACAGTGCAACAGGTGCTGGATTACATTAAAATCTATGGTAAAAATGCCGAAACGCTTACCTATATTTATGTAGTAGACCATCAGCACAAACTCATTGATGATTTAAAGATTGGGCAACTCCTAATGGCGGATTATAGCACTCAACTTTCTGAGTTGATGGATGGCGTTTTTGTGAGCATAGCGACCACCACTTCCATAGAAGACAGTTTTCATATTTTTGAAAAGTACGACCGCTCCTCACTGCCCATCACTACCGCAAATGGCACGCTGGTGGGCATTGTGACCTTTGATGATATTATCGATAAAATACAAGCGCGAGACACTGAGGACATTCAGAAATTTGGTGGTGTAGAGGGGTTAGATTTGTCTTATACCCAAACGCCGTGGCTCACTCTGGTGAAAAAACGCGCTGGCTGGCTGATCATCCTTTTTTTAGGCGAAATGCTTACCGCCTCCGCTATGGGCTACTTTGATGATGAGATAGAAAAAGCCGTGGTGCTGGCGCTTTTTGTACCGCTAATTATTTCCAGTGGCGGAAACTCAGGCTCTCAAGCCGCCTCGCTGATTATCCGTGCGATGGCGCTCCAAGAACTAAAACTCAAAGATTGGTGGTATGTAATGCGCAAGGAGATTTTCTCTGGGCTCTTGCTCGGCGTTATTTTGGGGAGCATCGGCTTTTTGAGGATTGTCATTTGGCAGAAAACAGGCATCTATGATTATGGCGTTTATTGGGTTTCAGTGGCAATGGCGGTCTCCTTATCATTGGTGTTCATTGTGCTTTGGGGAACGCTTTCGGGCTCGCTAATTCCGTTTTTATTGAGAAAATTAGGCTTAGACCCTGCCACGGCATCGGCACCATTTGTTGCCACCTTGGTTGATGTTACTGGTTTGGTAATTTATTTCTCCGTTGCCGCCATATTCCTAAGTGGGAAATTGCTTTAA
- a CDS encoding Lrp/AsnC family transcriptional regulator, with translation MKTDAIDIAILKELIQDSSQSVKEIAAKVNLSVTPVHDRIKKMKKSGLIAGSTVLLNLDKIGYTMVAYLQIKLVKHGEDIFEEFKEKILQFDEVLEATFTIGDYDVMLKLLLKDMQHYEEFILRKISKLGIIATVKSSFSINYITENQHLVNAKQFSKIL, from the coding sequence ATGAAAACAGACGCCATAGATATCGCCATATTAAAAGAACTCATCCAAGATAGTAGCCAAAGCGTAAAGGAAATCGCTGCCAAAGTGAATTTATCCGTAACGCCCGTGCACGATAGAATCAAGAAAATGAAGAAATCAGGGCTTATTGCAGGCTCTACGGTCTTGTTAAATCTCGATAAAATAGGCTATACTATGGTGGCATATCTCCAAATAAAACTGGTAAAACACGGCGAGGACATCTTTGAAGAGTTTAAAGAAAAAATACTCCAATTTGATGAAGTTTTAGAAGCTACCTTTACCATCGGGGATTATGATGTGATGCTCAAACTCCTCCTCAAAGATATGCAGCATTACGAAGAATTTATTCTGAGGAAAATCTCAAAATTAGGCATCATCGCTACGGTAAAAAGTAGTTTCTCCATCAATTACATCACAGAAAACCAACACTTGGTCAACGCAAAACAGTTTTCTAAAATCTTATAA
- a CDS encoding YceI family protein, protein MKKLALLFVLMGGLVFAQTKNLKVTQSEINWWGYKVAKTEASSHYGTLNLKNGTVILKNNQLAGGTFVLDMTSINATDLSGEYQAKLNGHLKNGDFFEVEKYPTGLFKITHLKKTSQNGNYTIIGQLTLKGKTNQVSFPAQVKVTDGVLTLVSEKFSIDRQKWGIAYQSTMKDVVIKDDIDLQVSLTAK, encoded by the coding sequence ATGAAAAAATTAGCATTATTATTCGTATTGATGGGCGGTTTGGTGTTCGCTCAAACTAAAAATCTAAAAGTGACCCAGTCAGAAATCAATTGGTGGGGCTACAAAGTGGCTAAAACAGAGGCTTCCTCTCACTATGGTACTTTAAATTTAAAAAACGGTACCGTTATACTCAAAAATAACCAATTGGCAGGCGGAACTTTCGTGCTGGATATGACTTCTATCAACGCTACAGACCTTTCTGGCGAGTATCAAGCGAAACTCAACGGACACCTTAAAAACGGAGATTTTTTTGAGGTAGAAAAATATCCTACAGGATTATTTAAAATCACCCATTTGAAGAAAACCAGCCAAAATGGCAATTATACCATCATAGGGCAATTGACTTTAAAAGGAAAAACCAACCAAGTGAGCTTCCCAGCGCAGGTTAAAGTGACTGATGGAGTATTAACTTTGGTATCAGAAAAATTCTCTATCGATAGACAGAAGTGGGGCATCGCTTACCAATCTACAATGAAAGATGTGGTGATTAAAGATGATATAGACTTGCAAGTGAGCCTTACAGCTAAATAA
- a CDS encoding acetyl-CoA C-acyltransferase, translating into MKEVFIVSAVRTPMGSFLGSLASVPATALGATAIKGALEKINLEPSLVDEVYMGNVLQAGEGQAPARQAALGAGLSKDTPCTTINKVCASGMKAVMMAAQAIKSGDAEIVVAGGMENMSSVPHYYHARQAVKLGDVKMLDGMVLDGLTDVYNKVHMGVCAEKCATEYHFSREDQDQFAIESYKRAAQAWQEGKFKEEVVPVAIPQRKGEPKIMTEDEEYTNVNFDRIPTLPTVFQRENGTVTAANASTLNDGASALILMSKEKMEALGLKPLAKILGYADAAQEPEWFTTAPAKALPKALAKAGISQDEVDFFEFNEAFSVVGLANNKILGLDPAKVNVNGGAVALGHPLGSSGSRILVTLINVLAQNQGKIGAAAICNGGGGASAVVIERV; encoded by the coding sequence ATGAAAGAAGTATTTATAGTATCTGCAGTAAGAACCCCAATGGGGAGTTTTTTAGGAAGTTTAGCCAGCGTGCCAGCTACCGCTTTGGGCGCTACAGCCATTAAGGGCGCATTAGAAAAAATCAACTTAGAGCCAAGCCTCGTAGATGAGGTTTATATGGGCAATGTGCTCCAAGCGGGCGAGGGGCAAGCACCAGCGAGACAGGCGGCATTAGGCGCGGGACTTTCCAAAGATACGCCGTGCACCACCATCAACAAAGTTTGCGCATCGGGGATGAAAGCTGTGATGATGGCAGCCCAAGCCATTAAAAGTGGAGATGCTGAGATTGTAGTGGCAGGAGGAATGGAGAATATGAGCTCTGTACCGCACTACTACCACGCGCGCCAAGCGGTAAAGTTAGGCGATGTTAAAATGTTAGATGGTATGGTTTTAGACGGCTTGACCGATGTTTATAATAAAGTCCATATGGGCGTGTGTGCAGAAAAATGTGCCACCGAATACCATTTTTCCAGAGAAGATCAAGACCAATTTGCGATAGAGTCCTATAAAAGGGCAGCCCAAGCGTGGCAAGAGGGCAAATTTAAAGAAGAAGTGGTGCCTGTAGCCATTCCGCAGAGAAAAGGCGAGCCTAAAATTATGACAGAAGATGAGGAATACACCAATGTTAATTTTGATAGAATTCCTACGCTGCCAACGGTATTCCAACGAGAAAACGGCACGGTAACGGCAGCCAATGCTTCTACGCTTAACGATGGCGCCTCTGCCTTAATCCTGATGTCTAAAGAAAAAATGGAAGCTTTGGGGCTTAAACCATTAGCGAAGATTTTAGGCTATGCCGATGCTGCACAAGAGCCAGAATGGTTTACTACAGCGCCAGCCAAAGCTTTGCCGAAAGCCTTAGCCAAAGCGGGAATCAGCCAAGATGAGGTAGATTTCTTTGAATTTAACGAGGCTTTTTCTGTGGTAGGCTTAGCGAATAATAAAATCTTAGGTTTAGACCCTGCCAAAGTGAATGTGAACGGTGGTGCAGTTGCATTGGGGCATCCTCTGGGCAGCTCTGGCTCTCGGATTTTGGTGACCTTGATCAATGTTTTAGCGCAGAACCAAGGCAAAATAGGAGCGGCAGCCATCTGTAACGGTGGTGGAGGCGCCTCTGCCGTGGTTATCGAGCGTGTTTAA
- a CDS encoding MFS transporter: MATTTENKKNLNIKNNPKVMRAWAVYDWANSVYSLVITSTIFPIYYSIITTVYEKNEYVSQTKDWIKVPVRHSISIFGDTYHPDAIYGYSLTVSFIIVVLLSPILSSLADTIGNKKSFLQFFCYLGATSCMGLALFTNMNTVFLGLLFSITASVGFWGSLVFYNSFLPDIATPDRQDALSARGYVYGYIGSVILVVICLVLIQVLAETPKQALLMTRLSFLLTGAWWFGFSYYTFKHLPTFGLVKDQLPKDLVLLNIQNVFKSHKNNGGFWVVLRENLLFYKEIIKESFRELYKVGAKLFHTPNLKYFLTSFFFYSVGMQTIFLMATLFGKSEINLAQDKLILTLLVIQIEAIVGAVFFSKLSKRIGNKNVISIAVGLWIVACLSAYFLNKENSNVEYQFYGIAGIIGLVMGGLQAMSRSTYSKLLPEDGMENTTYFSFYDVLEKLAIILGTFIFATLIEHFNNMRYAAFSMVIFFALGLFFIRFLKEKKAE; encoded by the coding sequence ATGGCAACAACCACCGAAAATAAAAAAAATCTCAATATTAAAAACAATCCGAAAGTGATGCGGGCTTGGGCGGTTTACGACTGGGCAAACTCGGTTTATTCATTGGTGATTACCTCCACCATTTTCCCGATTTATTACAGCATCATCACCACGGTTTATGAGAAAAACGAGTATGTAAGCCAGACCAAAGATTGGATAAAAGTGCCCGTGAGGCATAGCATTTCCATCTTTGGCGATACTTATCATCCAGATGCCATTTATGGCTATTCCCTCACCGTTTCGTTTATTATTGTGGTGTTGCTATCGCCTATTTTGTCCTCTTTGGCAGATACGATAGGCAATAAAAAGTCGTTTTTACAATTTTTCTGTTATTTAGGCGCTACTTCTTGTATGGGCTTGGCGCTCTTTACGAATATGAATACGGTGTTTTTAGGCTTGCTATTTAGCATTACCGCCAGTGTTGGTTTTTGGGGGAGCTTGGTGTTTTACAATTCCTTTTTGCCAGATATTGCCACGCCAGACCGCCAAGATGCGCTCTCTGCCAGAGGTTATGTGTATGGTTATATCGGTTCGGTGATTTTGGTGGTAATTTGTTTGGTGCTGATCCAAGTGCTTGCAGAAACGCCTAAACAAGCGCTGTTGATGACAAGGCTTAGCTTCTTGCTCACGGGAGCTTGGTGGTTCGGATTTTCATATTATACCTTTAAACATCTGCCTACTTTTGGTTTGGTTAAAGATCAATTGCCGAAGGATTTGGTGCTTCTAAACATTCAAAATGTGTTTAAAAGCCATAAAAATAATGGCGGTTTCTGGGTAGTACTGAGGGAGAATTTACTTTTTTATAAAGAGATTATTAAAGAGAGTTTTAGGGAACTTTACAAAGTAGGAGCTAAGCTCTTCCATACGCCTAATTTAAAGTATTTCTTAACGAGTTTCTTCTTTTATAGCGTGGGGATGCAGACTATTTTCCTTATGGCGACTTTATTCGGGAAGAGCGAAATTAACTTAGCCCAAGATAAACTCATATTAACCCTATTGGTCATTCAGATAGAAGCGATTGTGGGGGCAGTGTTTTTCTCAAAATTATCCAAACGAATTGGCAATAAAAATGTGATTTCCATAGCGGTCGGTTTATGGATTGTGGCTTGTCTTTCGGCGTATTTTCTCAATAAAGAGAACTCGAATGTGGAGTATCAGTTTTATGGCATTGCTGGGATTATTGGCTTGGTGATGGGCGGATTGCAGGCGATGTCCCGCTCTACTTACTCCAAATTATTGCCCGAAGATGGTATGGAGAACACCACTTATTTCAGCTTTTATGATGTTTTAGAAAAGTTGGCTATTATTTTGGGGACTTTCATTTTCGCCACGCTGATAGAGCATTTTAATAATATGCGCTATGCAGCGTTCTCTATGGTTATATTCTTTGCCTTGGGCTTATTCTTTATCCGATTTTTAAAGGAAAAGAAGGCGGAGTAG
- a CDS encoding tetratricopeptide repeat protein, which translates to MLVEQTVNEYIKKIENANLLENTDIDKSLSIYLDLWNTLPNPKNKQPRQLSNWLIDCIFGVYFDKKDYVKAKEWAIEALNNDTAETGAYEYFQMGRVCYELKEYDEAMKYFSIAYERGKKRAFKEFDKKYWEFYSKNKK; encoded by the coding sequence ATGCTAGTTGAACAAACTGTAAATGAATATATAAAAAAAATTGAAAACGCCAATTTGTTAGAAAACACAGACATAGATAAATCTTTATCTATTTATTTAGATTTATGGAATACTTTACCCAATCCAAAAAACAAACAACCAAGACAATTATCCAACTGGCTAATTGATTGTATTTTTGGTGTTTATTTTGATAAAAAGGATTATGTAAAAGCAAAGGAATGGGCTATTGAGGCTCTCAATAATGATACAGCTGAAACTGGTGCTTATGAGTATTTCCAGATGGGTCGAGTTTGTTATGAACTTAAAGAATATGATGAAGCCATGAAATATTTCTCTATCGCTTATGAGCGAGGAAAAAAACGAGCTTTTAAAGAGTTTGATAAAAAATACTGGGAATTTTATTCCAAAAACAAAAAATAA
- the arsC gene encoding arsenate reductase (glutaredoxin) (This arsenate reductase requires both glutathione and glutaredoxin to convert arsenate to arsenite, after which the efflux transporter formed by ArsA and ArsB can extrude the arsenite from the cell, providing resistance.) produces MNITIYHNPNCGTSRNVLALIRHAGIEPQVIEYLKNPPSETTLRNLIKRMGITPRQLLRTNVVPYETLGLQNEKLSDDELISAMLREPILINRPIVVSEKGVKLCRPSETVLAFLPPFAIPFVKEDGEIINHKE; encoded by the coding sequence ATGAACATTACCATTTATCACAACCCAAACTGCGGTACTTCACGCAATGTGCTGGCACTCATCCGCCACGCTGGTATTGAGCCACAAGTGATTGAATATTTGAAAAATCCGCCAAGTGAAACGACTTTGCGTAATTTAATCAAACGCATGGGCATCACGCCCCGCCAGTTACTTAGGACGAATGTAGTGCCGTATGAAACGCTTGGTTTGCAAAACGAAAAGTTAAGCGATGACGAACTCATTTCCGCCATGCTTCGTGAACCGATTTTAATCAATCGTCCGATTGTGGTGAGCGAAAAAGGCGTGAAATTATGCCGTCCGTCCGAAACAGTTTTGGCATTTTTACCGCCTTTTGCGATCCCGTTTGTCAAAGAAGACGGCGAAATTATTAATCATAAGGAGTAA